In the genome of Mycobacterium kansasii ATCC 12478, one region contains:
- a CDS encoding lysophospholipid acyltransferase family protein, with the protein MKPLRILIKPKVYGIENVPTERALLVGNHNTLGLVDAPLLAAELWERGRLVRSLGDHAHFKVPGWRDMLTRMGVVEGTREIASELMRRGELVMVFPGGAREVNKRKNEQYKLVWKNRLGFARLAIQHGYPIVPFASVGAEHGIDIVLDTDSPLLAPSQFLAAKLLGTPDGPPLVRGVGLTPVPRPERQYYWFGEPIDTTEFAGHEADDNAARKVRERAAAAIEEGIELMLAEREADPNRSLVGRLFRSDA; encoded by the coding sequence ATGAAGCCGCTGCGAATACTGATCAAGCCCAAGGTCTATGGCATCGAGAATGTGCCGACCGAACGTGCGTTGCTGGTGGGTAACCACAACACGCTCGGCTTGGTCGACGCGCCGTTGCTGGCCGCCGAGCTCTGGGAGCGCGGCAGATTGGTCCGATCCCTCGGCGACCACGCCCACTTCAAGGTTCCGGGGTGGCGCGACATGCTGACGCGGATGGGAGTCGTCGAAGGCACCCGCGAGATTGCCTCGGAACTGATGCGCCGCGGCGAACTGGTCATGGTGTTTCCCGGCGGCGCCCGTGAGGTCAACAAGCGCAAGAACGAGCAGTACAAGTTGGTCTGGAAGAACCGACTCGGGTTCGCGCGGTTGGCAATTCAGCACGGGTATCCGATCGTGCCGTTCGCTTCGGTGGGAGCCGAGCACGGCATCGATATCGTGCTCGACACCGATTCCCCGCTGCTGGCGCCGAGCCAGTTCCTGGCTGCCAAGCTGCTCGGCACGCCCGACGGCCCACCGCTGGTTCGCGGCGTGGGGCTGACCCCGGTACCGCGACCCGAGCGGCAGTACTACTGGTTCGGCGAGCCGATCGACACCACCGAGTTCGCCGGACACGAAGCCGACGACAACGCCGCCCGTAAGGTGCGCGAGCGTGCGGCCGCCGCGATCGAGGAGGGCATCGAACTGATGCTTGCCGAGCGCGAAGCCGACCCGAACCGATCCCTGGTGGGCCGGCTCTTCCGTTCAGACGCTTGA